In one window of Janthinobacterium sp. 1_2014MBL_MicDiv DNA:
- the fliI gene encoding flagellar protein export ATPase FliI, with protein sequence MQVSGRVTRVAGLVMEAVGLRLAVGAACTVPLPNGGRVEAEVVGFEGDRLFLMPQSDVEGIVPGTRVFSVEPAIPRPGSVAHPRRRPSDRARHLPVGPQLLGRVLDGAGRPLDQLGPLHTTDSAPINVRPANPLGRAPIVDTLDVGVRSINAMLTVGRGQRMGLFAGSGVGKSVLLGMMARYTEADVIVVGLIGERGREVKEFIEQILGAEGLARSVVVAAPADTPPLMRLQGAAYATAIAEHFRDQGQNVLLIMDSLTRYAMAQREIALAIGEPPATKGYPPSVFAKLPVLVERAGNGEEGGGSITAFYTVLTEGDDQQDPIADSARAILDGHIVLNRRLAEAGHYPAIDIEQSISRAAHSITTPEHQQQARKLKQLYSRYERSRDLISVGAYSAGTDPVLDQAIALHEKIEAFLQQQITERVSMDESLGQLTALFD encoded by the coding sequence ATGCAGGTATCGGGCCGGGTCACGCGCGTGGCCGGCCTCGTGATGGAAGCCGTGGGCCTGCGCCTGGCCGTCGGCGCCGCCTGCACCGTGCCGCTGCCGAATGGCGGCCGGGTCGAGGCGGAAGTGGTGGGCTTCGAAGGCGACCGCCTGTTCCTCATGCCGCAAAGCGACGTCGAAGGCATCGTGCCCGGCACGCGCGTGTTTTCCGTCGAACCGGCCATCCCCCGCCCTGGCAGCGTGGCCCATCCGCGCCGCCGCCCCAGCGACCGCGCGCGCCACCTGCCCGTGGGGCCGCAGCTGCTGGGCCGCGTGCTCGATGGCGCGGGCCGCCCGCTCGACCAGCTGGGTCCGCTGCACACGACCGACAGCGCCCCCATCAACGTGCGCCCCGCCAATCCGCTGGGCCGCGCGCCCATCGTCGACACCCTGGACGTGGGCGTGCGCTCGATCAATGCCATGCTGACCGTGGGCCGTGGCCAGCGCATGGGCCTGTTCGCGGGTTCCGGCGTAGGGAAAAGCGTGCTGCTGGGCATGATGGCCCGCTACACGGAAGCGGACGTGATCGTCGTCGGCCTGATCGGCGAACGGGGACGAGAGGTGAAGGAATTCATCGAACAGATCCTCGGCGCCGAAGGCCTGGCCCGCTCAGTCGTCGTGGCCGCGCCGGCCGACACGCCGCCGCTGATGCGCCTGCAAGGGGCCGCCTATGCGACGGCGATTGCCGAGCATTTCCGCGACCAGGGACAAAACGTACTGTTGATCATGGATTCGCTGACCCGCTACGCCATGGCGCAGCGCGAAATCGCCCTGGCCATCGGCGAGCCGCCCGCCACCAAGGGCTATCCGCCATCCGTCTTCGCCAAGCTGCCCGTGCTGGTGGAGCGGGCCGGCAATGGCGAGGAAGGCGGCGGCTCGATCACGGCCTTCTACACCGTGCTGACGGAAGGCGACGACCAGCAGGACCCGATCGCCGACTCGGCGCGCGCCATCCTGGACGGGCATATCGTGCTGAACCGGCGCCTGGCCGAGGCCGGTCACTATCCGGCCATCGACATCGAACAGTCGATTTCGCGCGCCGCCCACTCGATCACCACACCCGAGCACCAGCAGCAGGCGCGCAAGCTGAAACAGCTGTATTCGCGCTATGAACGCAGCCGCGACCTGATCAGCGTGGGCGCCTACAGCGCCGGCACCGATCCCGTGCTGGACCAGGCCATCGCCCTGCATGAAAAGATTGAAGCGTTTTTGCAACAGCAAATCACGGAGCGGGTCAGCATGGACGAGAGCTTGGGGCAACTTACCGCTCTATTCGATTGA
- a CDS encoding flagellar assembly protein FliH — MTSFGDERPSVVAARKLLEPEPEPEFDPFAELQEEELAPPLEYPTQEELDAIREEARATAFEEGRAAGYAEGHAAGHADGHAQSYAEGKAVSAVELAHLQTIAVDFGTAVQQADELIANDVMELALQLAKGMLKTALPVRPELMLPVVREAIEYLPVLQQPALLMLNPEDAQVVRDGIGDELDKGGWRVIEDPSVERGGCKIDTASNQIDAQTSTRWHRLTHALGKDLDWLAP; from the coding sequence ATGACCTCGTTTGGCGACGAGCGTCCCAGCGTGGTGGCCGCGCGCAAGCTGCTCGAACCGGAGCCCGAGCCGGAGTTCGATCCGTTTGCCGAGCTGCAGGAGGAAGAGCTGGCGCCGCCGCTCGAATACCCGACGCAGGAAGAACTCGACGCCATCCGCGAGGAGGCGCGCGCCACCGCATTCGAGGAGGGCCGCGCGGCCGGCTATGCGGAAGGCCATGCGGCCGGGCACGCGGACGGCCACGCGCAATCCTATGCGGAAGGCAAGGCCGTCTCCGCCGTGGAACTGGCGCACCTGCAAACCATCGCCGTCGACTTCGGCACGGCCGTGCAGCAGGCCGACGAACTGATCGCCAATGACGTGATGGAACTGGCCTTGCAACTGGCCAAGGGCATGCTGAAGACGGCCTTGCCCGTGCGTCCCGAGCTGATGCTGCCCGTGGTGCGCGAAGCCATCGAATACTTGCCTGTCCTGCAACAACCAGCCTTGCTGATGCTCAATCCGGAAGATGCGCAAGTGGTGCGCGACGGCATCGGCGACGAGCTCGACAAGGGCGGCTGGCGCGTCATCGAAGACCCGAGCGTGGAACGCGGCGGCTGCAAGATCGACACGGCCAGCAACCAGATCGACGCGCAGACGTCCACCCGCTGGCACCGCCTGACGCATGCGCTGGGCAAAGACCTGGACTGGCTGGCGCCGTGA
- the fliG gene encoding flagellar motor switch protein FliG produces MTETTGLQKASILMLALGESEAAEVMKFLGPREVLKLGAAMATMKGIAHEQVVEVLDDFRAQTELNSTVGLDSDEYIRQVLTKALGDDKASVLLSRILGGKDASGIESLKWMDSQSVSELIRNEHPQIIATILVHLERDQACEILGHFTDRLRNDVVLRIATLDGVQPAALRELNDVLTKLLSGNENIKKSSLGGVRAAAEILNFMSGEQEGSVMDNIKNYDNDMAQKIMDEMFVFDNVIDIDDRGIQLLLREVQSEMLIIALKGASQELRDKIFKNMSQRAGEMMREDLESKGPVRLSEVESQQKQILQIVRRLADEGQIVLGGKGEDSFV; encoded by the coding sequence ATGACTGAGACAACGGGACTGCAAAAAGCGTCCATCCTGATGCTGGCCCTGGGCGAGAGCGAAGCGGCCGAAGTGATGAAATTCCTCGGCCCGCGCGAAGTGCTGAAGCTGGGCGCCGCCATGGCCACCATGAAGGGCATCGCGCACGAGCAGGTGGTCGAGGTGCTGGACGACTTCCGCGCGCAGACGGAACTCAATTCCACCGTCGGCCTCGATTCGGACGAATACATCCGGCAAGTGCTCACCAAGGCGCTGGGTGACGACAAGGCCTCCGTGCTGCTGTCGCGCATCCTGGGCGGCAAGGACGCATCCGGCATCGAATCGCTGAAGTGGATGGATTCGCAATCCGTGTCCGAGCTGATCCGCAACGAACACCCGCAGATCATCGCCACCATCCTCGTCCACCTGGAACGCGACCAGGCCTGCGAAATCCTCGGCCACTTTACCGACCGCCTGCGCAACGACGTGGTCTTGCGCATCGCCACGCTGGACGGCGTGCAGCCGGCCGCCTTGCGCGAACTCAACGACGTGCTGACGAAACTGCTTTCGGGTAACGAAAACATCAAGAAATCGTCGCTGGGCGGCGTGCGCGCGGCGGCCGAGATCTTGAACTTCATGAGCGGCGAGCAGGAAGGCTCCGTCATGGACAATATCAAGAACTACGACAACGACATGGCGCAAAAGATCATGGACGAAATGTTCGTGTTCGACAACGTGATCGACATCGACGACCGCGGCATCCAGCTGCTGCTGCGCGAAGTGCAGTCGGAAATGCTGATCATCGCCCTGAAAGGCGCCTCGCAAGAGCTGCGCGACAAGATCTTCAAGAACATGTCGCAGCGCGCCGGCGAGATGATGCGCGAAGACCTCGAGTCGAAAGGCCCCGTGCGCCTGTCGGAAGTGGAATCGCAGCAGAAACAGATCCTGCAGATCGTGCGCCGCCTGGCGGACGAGGGGCAGATCGTCCTAGGCGGAAAAGGCGAGGATTCGTTTGTCTAA
- the fliF gene encoding flagellar basal-body MS-ring/collar protein FliF encodes MAVAEEIDVNRIPPEAAPARSPVESVQAFAKTPMGKNFLRGLGVAALIAIGAALYMWNQPPEYKVLFSNFTDRDGGAITASLDQLGIKHKFSEGGGAILVPSEQVHDARLKLAAQGLPKGGNVGFELMENQKLGVSQFLEQVNFQRALEGELAKSIESVSAVDTARVHLALPKPSVFVREQQKPTASVLLNLHPGRGLDQLQVSAIVHLVASSVPELLPINVTVVDQAGTLLSNQEKDKDRANGIKSLDPNQLKYVQQLQQSVIKQVESILLPIVGEGNVRAEATADVDFSQSEQAAETYKPNSPPEASTIRSQQTSESTGAGNANPSGVPGALSNQPPGVATAPLTAEAPGAAAGAPTAPTQKESTTNYEVDKTVRYEQKSMGGLRRLSVAVVVNYRRVIGKDGKVTVTPISPAEMVQINNLVKEAMGYNKDRGDSFSVANSPFDGIDRAPESKLEWWRDPANLPLAKELAKFLITALILLYIFIKIVRPMLRPVMRKIDDFGAPPPVVEPELAKSDEENEVLLSEAELEELEEDTARGYRENLAMARKLAQEDPRVVANVIKAWVGNND; translated from the coding sequence ATGGCTGTAGCCGAAGAAATCGATGTGAACCGCATACCACCGGAAGCAGCGCCCGCGCGCTCTCCCGTGGAGTCCGTGCAAGCCTTCGCCAAGACGCCGATGGGCAAGAATTTCCTGCGCGGCCTGGGCGTGGCGGCATTGATCGCCATCGGCGCGGCCCTCTACATGTGGAACCAGCCGCCCGAATACAAGGTGCTGTTCTCCAACTTCACGGACCGCGACGGCGGCGCCATCACCGCGTCGCTGGACCAGCTGGGCATCAAGCACAAGTTTTCCGAAGGCGGCGGCGCCATACTCGTGCCGTCCGAGCAAGTCCACGATGCGCGCCTGAAGCTGGCCGCGCAAGGCTTGCCGAAAGGCGGCAACGTGGGTTTCGAGCTGATGGAAAACCAGAAGCTGGGCGTGTCGCAATTCCTGGAACAGGTCAATTTCCAGCGCGCACTGGAAGGCGAACTGGCGAAATCGATCGAATCCGTATCCGCCGTCGACACGGCCAGAGTCCACCTGGCCTTGCCAAAACCGTCCGTCTTCGTGCGCGAACAGCAAAAACCGACGGCTTCCGTGCTGCTGAACCTGCATCCAGGCCGCGGCCTGGACCAGCTGCAGGTGAGCGCCATCGTGCACCTGGTGGCGTCCAGCGTGCCGGAATTGCTGCCGATCAATGTCACCGTCGTCGACCAGGCGGGCACCTTGCTGTCGAACCAGGAAAAGGACAAGGACCGCGCCAACGGCATCAAGAGCCTGGACCCGAACCAATTGAAGTACGTGCAGCAATTGCAGCAAAGCGTGATCAAGCAGGTCGAATCGATCCTGCTGCCCATCGTCGGCGAAGGCAATGTGCGCGCCGAAGCGACGGCGGACGTTGATTTTTCGCAAAGCGAGCAGGCAGCCGAAACCTACAAGCCGAACTCGCCGCCGGAAGCGTCCACCATCCGCAGCCAGCAAACGAGCGAATCGACGGGCGCCGGCAATGCCAACCCGTCCGGCGTGCCCGGCGCGCTGTCGAACCAGCCGCCTGGCGTGGCCACGGCACCGCTGACGGCCGAAGCGCCGGGCGCGGCGGCCGGCGCGCCGACGGCGCCGACGCAAAAGGAATCGACGACAAATTATGAAGTCGACAAGACCGTGCGCTACGAACAGAAATCCATGGGCGGCCTGCGCCGCCTGTCGGTGGCCGTGGTCGTCAACTACCGCCGCGTCATCGGCAAGGATGGCAAGGTCACGGTAACGCCGATTTCCCCTGCCGAAATGGTCCAGATCAACAATCTGGTCAAGGAAGCGATGGGCTACAACAAGGACCGCGGCGACAGCTTCAGCGTGGCCAATTCGCCGTTCGACGGCATCGACCGCGCGCCGGAAAGCAAGCTGGAGTGGTGGCGCGACCCGGCCAACTTGCCGCTGGCCAAGGAATTGGCGAAATTCCTCATCACGGCCCTGATCCTGCTGTACATTTTCATCAAGATCGTGCGCCCGATGCTGCGCCCCGTGATGCGCAAGATCGACGATTTCGGCGCGCCGCCGCCCGTCGTCGAGCCGGAACTGGCCAAGTCGGACGAAGAAAACGAAGTCCTGCTCAGCGAAGCCGAGCTGGAAGAACTGGAAGAAGACACGGCCCGCGGCTACCGCGAAAACCTGGCGATGGCCAGGAAACTGGCGCAGGAAGACCCGCGCGTGGTGGCCAACGTAATCAAAGCATGGGTAGGCAACAATGACTGA
- the fliE gene encoding flagellar hook-basal body complex protein FliE codes for MIAQLKSAATRPEAKVPALQTEAPAAKVNFADAFKGALESVSGAQKASSAMGQRFTMGDEKVSLSDVMVSMQKSSIEFQATVQVRNKLVAAYHEIMNMQV; via the coding sequence ATGATCGCGCAGCTGAAGTCGGCGGCCACGCGGCCGGAAGCGAAAGTGCCGGCGCTCCAGACCGAGGCCCCGGCAGCCAAGGTGAACTTCGCCGATGCGTTCAAGGGCGCGCTGGAATCCGTCAGCGGCGCGCAAAAGGCGTCGTCGGCCATGGGCCAGCGCTTTACCATGGGCGACGAGAAAGTCAGCCTGTCCGACGTGATGGTGTCGATGCAAAAGTCCAGCATCGAATTCCAGGCCACGGTACAGGTGCGCAACAAGTTGGTTGCTGCCTATCATGAGATCATGAATATGCAGGTGTAA
- a CDS encoding flagellar brake protein, protein MDSGLENWHDFEVESRREIIALLRSIGEKNQLIRMLIHGESDVCVTSILEVDAERNTVILDRSVNADQNRRMVAATGISFETSLDKIRILFASALVEECQYEGTPALKIAVPETLIRLQRREYYRMTTPVSNPVRVSIPLPPALGGADTLFPLADISCGGIAILDNKLMLGETIGRDYPGCRIDLPDVGIVTATLQIRNSLDMTLLNNKLNRRLGCQFVDLPRSMLAHVQRYITRLERERNARMAGLG, encoded by the coding sequence ATGGATTCCGGCCTCGAAAACTGGCATGACTTTGAAGTGGAATCGCGGCGGGAAATCATCGCCCTGTTACGCAGCATCGGCGAAAAGAACCAGCTGATCCGCATGCTGATCCACGGTGAATCCGATGTGTGCGTCACCTCGATCCTGGAAGTCGATGCCGAGCGCAACACCGTCATCCTCGACCGCTCCGTCAATGCCGACCAGAACCGGCGCATGGTGGCCGCCACCGGCATCTCGTTTGAAACCTCGCTCGACAAGATCCGCATCCTGTTCGCCAGCGCCCTGGTGGAAGAGTGCCAGTATGAAGGCACGCCGGCCTTGAAGATAGCCGTGCCGGAAACCCTGATCCGCTTGCAGCGGCGCGAGTATTACCGCATGACGACGCCCGTCAGCAATCCCGTGCGCGTCTCGATTCCATTGCCGCCCGCGCTGGGCGGCGCCGACACGCTGTTCCCGCTGGCCGACATCAGCTGCGGCGGCATCGCCATCCTCGACAACAAATTGATGCTGGGCGAGACCATCGGCAGGGATTATCCGGGCTGCCGCATCGACTTGCCCGACGTCGGCATCGTCACCGCCACCTTGCAGATCCGCAACTCGCTGGACATGACTTTGCTCAACAATAAGCTGAACCGCCGCCTCGGCTGCCAGTTCGTCGACTTGCCACGCAGCATGCTCGCGCACGTGCAGCGCTATATCACGCGGCTGGAACGCGAGAGGAATGCACGCATGGCAGGGCTGGGTTGA
- a CDS encoding EscU/YscU/HrcU family type III secretion system export apparatus switch protein, translating to MLDDTKRKVPQTAVALAYQSGAPAPKVVAKGSGLIADQIISTAREHGVFVHESKELVALLMDVDLDRQIPPGLYRAIAELLAWLYHIESANGGPIPPPPDTSSLPIDT from the coding sequence ATGCTTGACGACACCAAGCGCAAGGTGCCGCAGACGGCCGTCGCCCTGGCCTACCAGAGCGGTGCGCCGGCGCCCAAGGTGGTGGCCAAGGGCAGCGGCCTGATCGCCGACCAGATCATCAGCACGGCGCGCGAGCACGGCGTCTTCGTGCATGAATCGAAGGAATTGGTGGCCTTGCTGATGGATGTCGACCTCGATCGCCAGATCCCGCCCGGCCTGTATCGGGCGATTGCGGAACTGCTGGCCTGGTTATATCATATTGAATCTGCGAACGGCGGCCCCATCCCGCCGCCGCCCGACACCAGCTCTCTTCCCATCGATACATAG
- the fliK gene encoding flagellar hook-length control protein FliK — protein MLPKMDAIGMTPLTPVKVTRPADSVADPRQAEFQRSLQGLIGKSMQGQVLARMGDGSYLVRVAGTPARMQLPAGAQLGTEIPLTLIGINPRPSFQIGNNRDQPASALLTYADAEAEPEAADLRGPQAGAAQAGTRASSTAATLLGRAPLTPANLLPALAGDTPAPELSTTARAISSVLVQAESAPGAPLSLVGKTPLMAAPGTDPAQVAHKLRDAVGSSGLFYESHVAEWAEGKRPLASLLLEPQMQKAAQGETQKSGTDLASAQLINLQLHTHEQARVQWQGEAWPGQKMQWDIAKDAPEGGQHDGRDGDEEATAWRSSVRFQFPLLGDLAAQVVLQGGRVAIQMQAGSEGSAETLRQHAARLEAALDAAGWPLSSLTIAGKPDAAEAPDAAPGDGDA, from the coding sequence ATGCTGCCGAAGATGGATGCCATCGGCATGACGCCCCTGACCCCGGTCAAGGTCACGCGCCCGGCCGACAGCGTCGCCGATCCGCGCCAGGCCGAGTTCCAGCGCTCGCTGCAGGGACTGATCGGCAAATCCATGCAGGGGCAAGTGCTGGCCCGCATGGGCGACGGCAGCTACCTGGTGCGCGTGGCCGGCACGCCGGCCCGCATGCAGCTGCCCGCCGGCGCCCAGCTGGGCACGGAAATCCCGCTGACCTTGATCGGCATCAATCCCCGCCCCTCTTTTCAAATAGGCAATAACCGCGACCAGCCGGCCAGCGCCCTGCTGACGTATGCGGACGCGGAAGCGGAACCCGAGGCGGCCGACCTGCGCGGCCCCCAGGCCGGCGCCGCCCAGGCAGGCACGCGCGCCAGCAGCACGGCCGCCACCCTGCTCGGCCGTGCGCCCCTGACACCGGCCAACCTGCTGCCGGCGCTGGCCGGCGACACGCCCGCGCCGGAACTGAGCACCACCGCACGCGCCATTAGCAGCGTGCTGGTGCAGGCGGAAAGCGCGCCCGGCGCGCCGCTGTCGCTGGTGGGCAAGACCCCCTTGATGGCCGCGCCCGGCACCGATCCCGCCCAGGTGGCGCACAAGCTGCGCGACGCCGTCGGCAGCAGCGGCCTGTTCTATGAATCGCATGTAGCGGAATGGGCCGAGGGCAAGCGTCCGCTGGCCTCGCTGCTGCTGGAGCCGCAGATGCAGAAGGCCGCCCAGGGCGAAACCCAGAAAAGCGGCACCGACCTGGCCTCGGCACAACTGATCAATCTGCAGCTGCATACGCACGAACAGGCGCGCGTGCAGTGGCAGGGCGAGGCGTGGCCGGGCCAGAAGATGCAGTGGGATATCGCGAAAGATGCGCCGGAAGGCGGCCAGCACGATGGCCGCGACGGCGACGAAGAGGCCACGGCGTGGCGCAGCAGCGTGCGCTTCCAGTTTCCCCTGCTGGGCGACCTGGCCGCGCAAGTGGTGTTGCAGGGCGGCAGAGTGGCGATCCAGATGCAGGCCGGCAGCGAAGGCAGCGCCGAGACCCTGCGCCAGCATGCGGCGCGGCTGGAAGCGGCGCTCGACGCGGCGGGCTGGCCCTTGTCGTCGCTGACGATCGCCGGCAAGCCGGACGCCGCCGAAGCGCCGGACGCGGCGCCAGGAGACGGCGATGCTTGA
- a CDS encoding flagellar protein FliT — translation MMTNQEVLTTYEAMQTLTGQMVTAATNADWDGLEVLEQRIGAHVAALKANEEKVVLESAGRLRKVAMIKQILEDDRKVRDLTMPWMAQLSKLINNTGTERRLANAYGV, via the coding sequence ATGATGACGAATCAAGAAGTATTGACCACCTACGAAGCCATGCAGACCCTGACGGGCCAGATGGTGACCGCCGCCACCAACGCCGACTGGGACGGGCTGGAAGTGCTCGAGCAGCGCATCGGCGCGCATGTGGCCGCCCTAAAGGCGAATGAGGAAAAGGTCGTGCTGGAAAGCGCCGGCCGTTTGCGCAAGGTTGCCATGATCAAGCAGATCCTGGAAGACGACCGCAAGGTCCGCGACCTGACCATGCCGTGGATGGCGCAATTGTCCAAGCTGATCAATAACACCGGCACCGAACGGCGCCTGGCCAACGCCTACGGCGTTTAA
- the fliS gene encoding flagellar export chaperone FliS translates to MFGTQQRGVNAYAKVGLETGIVSASPHKLIVMLYDGALVAVLSAQMHMKSGNVPEKGKSISKAIQIIDNGLRASLDKEVGGQIAEGLDALYEYMSARLLTANLNNDIAMLEEVQRLLTDLRETWNAIGATPAAAPGADLKRMPSLASA, encoded by the coding sequence ATGTTTGGAACCCAACAACGCGGCGTCAATGCCTATGCCAAGGTCGGCCTGGAAACGGGTATCGTCTCGGCCTCGCCGCACAAGCTGATCGTGATGCTGTACGACGGCGCCCTGGTGGCCGTGCTCAGCGCGCAGATGCACATGAAATCGGGCAACGTGCCGGAAAAAGGCAAGTCCATCTCGAAAGCTATCCAGATCATCGACAATGGCTTGCGCGCCAGCCTGGACAAGGAAGTGGGCGGCCAGATCGCCGAGGGCCTCGACGCCCTGTATGAATACATGAGCGCGCGCCTGCTGACGGCCAATCTGAACAACGATATCGCCATGCTGGAAGAAGTGCAGCGCCTGCTGACCGACTTGCGCGAAACCTGGAACGCCATTGGCGCCACGCCCGCCGCCGCCCCCGGCGCCGATTTGAAACGTATGCCCAGCCTTGCGAGCGCCTGA